A single genomic interval of Desulfonatronum sp. SC1 harbors:
- a CDS encoding enoyl-ACP reductase has protein sequence MLVSGKKALIFGVANDRSIAYAIAKIFKNQGASIALNYVNDAIYKRVEPINEELGGDFIFPCDVTNDAEIASAAQVVAEKWGGVDILVHSVAFANRDDLAGRYVDTSRAGFALALDVSCYSLVTLCKAFEPQMSEGGSVMALSYYGAEKVIPNYNVMGVAKAALEASVRYLSVDMGARGVRVNAISSGPLKTLASSGISGMKQIFKHVEERAPLKRNVTQEDAAGLALFLASDFSTCITGETIYVDAGYNIMGM, from the coding sequence ATGCTCGTATCCGGAAAAAAGGCATTGATCTTTGGCGTGGCCAACGATCGCAGCATCGCCTACGCCATCGCCAAGATCTTCAAGAATCAGGGCGCGTCCATCGCCCTGAACTACGTCAACGACGCCATTTACAAACGGGTTGAGCCGATTAACGAGGAACTGGGCGGGGACTTCATTTTTCCCTGTGACGTAACCAATGACGCGGAAATCGCCTCCGCGGCCCAAGTGGTTGCCGAGAAATGGGGCGGCGTGGACATCCTGGTCCATTCCGTGGCCTTCGCAAATCGAGATGACCTGGCCGGACGCTACGTGGACACCTCCCGCGCCGGCTTCGCCCTGGCCCTGGACGTGTCCTGCTACTCCTTGGTGACCCTGTGCAAGGCCTTCGAGCCCCAAATGTCCGAAGGCGGGTCGGTCATGGCGCTCAGCTACTACGGCGCGGAAAAGGTCATCCCCAACTACAACGTCATGGGCGTGGCCAAGGCCGCCCTGGAGGCCAGCGTGCGCTATCTGTCCGTGGACATGGGCGCGCGGGGCGTCCGGGTCAACGCCATCAGTTCCGGCCCGCTGAAGACACTGGCCTCCTCGGGCATCTCCGGAATGAAGCAGATATTCAAGCACGTCGAGGAACGCGCTCCCCTGAAGCGTAACGTGACCCAGGAAGACGCCGCCGGCCTGGCCCTGTTCCTGGCCTCGGACTTTTCCACCTGCATCACCGGAGAAACCATCTACGTGGACGCCGGCTACAACATCATGGGCATGTAA